The following proteins come from a genomic window of Paenibacillus sp. CAA11:
- a CDS encoding MFS transporter: protein MQNQQSENVPSISRWITFLLAAGCGIIVANLYYAQTLIGPISAATGLSSAAAGIIVTITQIGYVLGLLFIVPLSDILENRRLAAVSLVVVVIALAVAAFSGHASLFLTASFFIGLGSVVAQILVPYATYLSSEEQRGRVVGNVMSGLLLGIMLSRPLASFIASFWSWQGVFILSAILVLLLIVVLFRKLPERVPARTISYGQLIASLPALLGQMPVLRRRALYQAFLFGSFSLFWTAVPLHLRDEFGLSQQGIAWFALAGVGGAAAAPIAGRLADKGWTHRLTGLAIVIAVLSFLLAFVLRGHSTWVLLLLVLAAITLDMAVSGNLVLGQRAIYSLGNEARGRLNGLFMAIFFMGGAVGSFVGGWSYAHGGWHLTSLIGMILPLIALLYYFTDKRAAIQLAGK from the coding sequence ATGCAAAATCAACAAAGCGAAAATGTCCCGTCTATCTCCAGATGGATTACGTTCCTGTTAGCGGCAGGCTGCGGGATTATCGTCGCCAATCTCTATTATGCTCAAACCTTGATTGGGCCGATCAGTGCAGCTACCGGCCTGTCCTCGGCGGCTGCAGGTATTATTGTCACGATTACTCAAATTGGCTATGTGCTGGGGCTGCTGTTCATCGTGCCGCTGAGCGACATTTTGGAGAATCGACGTCTTGCTGCAGTATCCTTGGTTGTTGTCGTTATTGCCCTGGCGGTTGCGGCTTTCTCCGGCCACGCCTCACTCTTCCTGACCGCCTCCTTCTTCATCGGACTGGGCTCGGTAGTCGCTCAGATTCTTGTGCCTTACGCCACATACCTGTCCTCGGAGGAACAGCGCGGCCGCGTGGTAGGGAACGTGATGAGCGGCCTTCTGCTCGGGATTATGCTATCCCGGCCGCTTGCCAGCTTTATCGCCAGCTTCTGGAGCTGGCAGGGTGTATTTATTCTGTCGGCCATTTTAGTTCTGCTGCTGATTGTCGTGCTCTTCAGAAAGCTTCCGGAGCGTGTGCCAGCCCGGACGATATCCTATGGCCAGCTCATTGCTTCACTTCCGGCGCTTCTCGGCCAAATGCCTGTACTTCGTCGCCGCGCTCTGTATCAAGCCTTCCTGTTCGGGTCCTTCAGTCTGTTCTGGACGGCGGTTCCCTTGCATTTAAGAGATGAGTTTGGGCTGTCCCAGCAAGGAATTGCTTGGTTTGCCTTAGCAGGAGTAGGGGGCGCTGCAGCGGCGCCGATCGCCGGAAGACTGGCTGATAAGGGATGGACCCACAGACTGACCGGTCTTGCCATCGTGATTGCTGTACTGTCCTTCTTGCTGGCCTTCGTTCTTCGGGGGCATTCCACTTGGGTCCTTCTCCTGCTGGTTCTTGCAGCGATTACACTGGATATGGCGGTATCGGGAAATTTGGTTCTAGGGCAGCGGGCCATTTACTCCTTGGGAAATGAAGCAAGAGGCCGCCTGAACGGTCTGTTCATGGCCATTTTCTTCATGGGGGGAGCCGTCGGATCATTTGTGGGGGGCTGGTCGTATGCGCATGGCGGCTGGCATCTTACATCCTTAATCGGAATGATCCTGCCTCTGATCGCTTTGCTGTACTACTTTACAGACAAAAGAGCTGCCATTCAGCTGGCTGGCAAATGA
- the udk gene encoding uridine kinase, with translation MLIIGIAGGTGSGKTTVARSVIERLGSSKVTFISQDNYYKDHSHLSLEERSLINYDHPFAFDNELLIEHLTILRNGQAAMAPVYNFSEHARSTTETVELKPNNIIILEGLLVLADENLRSLLDIKVFVDTDPDVRILRRVLRDIEERGRTIQSIHQQYLTTVKPMHEAFIEPSKKYADLIIPEGGENEVGIQLLSILTEKYLSGDRNWGEN, from the coding sequence ATGCTTATTATTGGAATCGCCGGCGGCACCGGCTCCGGCAAGACGACCGTAGCCCGTTCTGTCATTGAGCGCCTTGGCTCAAGCAAAGTGACGTTTATATCTCAGGATAACTACTACAAGGATCATTCACATCTAAGCCTCGAAGAACGAAGTCTGATCAATTATGATCACCCGTTCGCTTTCGATAATGAGCTGCTGATTGAGCATCTCACTATTTTAAGAAATGGACAAGCTGCCATGGCACCGGTTTATAACTTCTCAGAGCATGCTCGCTCGACAACCGAGACCGTGGAGCTGAAGCCGAATAATATCATCATTCTTGAAGGCCTGCTTGTGCTGGCTGACGAGAATTTGCGCAGCCTGTTAGACATTAAGGTGTTTGTCGATACGGACCCCGATGTACGGATTCTGCGCCGGGTGCTTCGGGATATCGAGGAGCGCGGACGGACCATCCAGTCCATTCACCAGCAGTATTTGACGACGGTGAAGCCGATGCATGAAGCCTTTATTGAACCCTCCAAGAAATATGCCGATCTCATCATTCCAGAAGGCGGGGAGAACGAGGTCGGAATTCAGCTGCTCTCGATCTTGACGGAGAAGTATTTGTCAGGTGACCGTAACTGGGGCGAGAATTAA
- a CDS encoding DEAD/DEAH box helicase has translation MNPYIDHITIQVTLSTHGDALIHGTAQQLGSLNGQQLKDRLFAWHEASFYGTALEIKQVQDIDLILLPAEQVLPFWADPQLLQHMEWSWAEEASMLAQAAPVLMKCIDAKRYLPSFVDFRATGRLVWTWDEAGLEPHELNLLLEASEIDEFRQGLSAAFSACVYDRWYGTEEAAADLRREYPQLFSRAGIPAAGLDAQSWLVAIGWRTDLAPFRPALQLLEPEEEHDSWRLNLVLQDKLDPAALYPVQLNEGGQALGAWPEAWNGHAAERSASWLERLRSVLPGAWLTGSPDDLLSRPLGSEGAWQFLTQHSLRLLEAGWQVLLPAWWEAARRKKPRLKAKVKPEEGDSQAQGSRGSSLFGLDSIISFDWRISIGESDLTEGEFEELVARGERLVRFRDQWVPLDPALLAQIHRAMNGVDKEQGLSFQDILHLHLTQDRQDQRGKTEAQAEAEEPEQSPDAPVRLEVELNEHLTKLIAQLGRHSELPLLPQPAGLRAELRSYQREGFSWLSLMRRFGLGACLADDMGLGKTVQFIAYLLQLQESREAAQASSLLVCPTSVLGNWQKELARFAPSLRIMIHYGPSRLSGEAFQEAVKQADIVLTSYATATLDQELLCTVTWASICLDEAQNIKNAQTKQSAAVKSFPARHRIALTGTPIENRLTELWSLYDFMNPGYLGSARVFQHRFIQPIEKDGNGDRTKELQKLVHPFMLRRKKKDPAIQLDLPDKNEAKIYIPLTPEQSALYEQTVHALMERMKQLEGIARKGAILSALTQLKQLCDHPVLLTQEALPLSAEDGWDPEDRKRSVSRSAKLERLLDMVKELREEGDRCLIFTQYVGMGLLLQQVLQQELQEPVLYLNGSTPKTARDKMIDKFQSRSLPPEEQPNVFILSIKAGGVGLNLTAANHVFHFDRWWNPAVENQATDRAYRMGQTKDVQVHKFIALGTLEERIDEMLESKQQLSDNVISSTEGWITELSTEELKDLFTLRQGIGG, from the coding sequence ATGAACCCTTATATAGACCATATCACCATACAGGTTACACTGAGCACCCACGGAGACGCGCTGATCCACGGGACAGCGCAGCAGCTGGGCAGCCTGAACGGACAACAGTTGAAGGATCGCTTATTCGCATGGCATGAGGCCTCCTTCTACGGCACTGCCTTAGAGATTAAGCAGGTACAAGACATTGATCTGATCCTGCTTCCAGCCGAGCAGGTCCTCCCCTTCTGGGCGGATCCCCAGCTGCTTCAGCATATGGAATGGAGCTGGGCCGAAGAAGCCTCTATGCTGGCTCAGGCTGCTCCGGTGCTGATGAAGTGTATTGATGCCAAGCGATATCTGCCCAGCTTCGTAGACTTTCGCGCTACCGGAAGACTCGTCTGGACCTGGGATGAGGCAGGGCTTGAGCCGCATGAGCTGAACCTTCTCCTCGAGGCGAGCGAAATAGACGAATTCCGCCAAGGGCTCTCCGCTGCCTTCTCTGCCTGCGTGTACGACCGCTGGTATGGCACAGAGGAAGCTGCGGCCGACTTGCGCAGGGAATATCCCCAGCTCTTCTCCAGGGCCGGCATACCTGCCGCTGGCCTAGACGCGCAGAGCTGGCTGGTGGCGATCGGCTGGCGTACCGACTTAGCCCCCTTCCGGCCTGCGCTGCAGCTTCTGGAGCCGGAGGAGGAGCATGACTCCTGGCGGCTCAATCTAGTGCTGCAGGACAAGCTTGACCCTGCAGCGCTTTATCCTGTCCAGCTGAACGAAGGCGGACAGGCCCTTGGTGCGTGGCCGGAAGCCTGGAACGGCCACGCGGCTGAGCGCTCCGCCAGCTGGCTGGAGCGCCTTCGCAGCGTCCTGCCCGGAGCGTGGCTCACGGGCAGCCCGGACGATCTGCTAAGCCGCCCGCTCGGCAGCGAAGGCGCATGGCAGTTCCTTACCCAGCACAGCCTGCGCCTGCTGGAGGCGGGCTGGCAGGTGCTGCTGCCCGCCTGGTGGGAAGCGGCCCGCCGGAAGAAGCCACGGCTTAAGGCCAAGGTTAAGCCGGAGGAGGGCGATTCCCAGGCCCAAGGCAGCCGGGGCAGCTCCCTATTCGGGCTGGACTCTATCATCAGCTTCGATTGGCGCATCTCCATCGGGGAGAGCGACCTAACCGAAGGCGAGTTCGAAGAGCTGGTCGCCCGGGGAGAGCGGCTTGTCCGCTTCCGGGACCAGTGGGTTCCGCTGGACCCGGCCCTGCTCGCCCAGATTCACCGGGCGATGAACGGGGTGGACAAGGAGCAGGGCCTGTCCTTCCAGGATATCCTGCATCTGCATCTTACGCAGGATCGCCAGGACCAGCGCGGCAAGACCGAGGCACAGGCGGAGGCAGAGGAGCCTGAACAGAGCCCCGATGCGCCCGTGCGCCTGGAGGTGGAGCTGAACGAGCATCTGACGAAGCTCATCGCCCAGCTCGGCAGACATTCGGAGCTGCCGCTGCTGCCGCAGCCCGCAGGGCTCCGTGCCGAGCTGCGCTCGTACCAGCGGGAAGGCTTCTCCTGGCTCTCCCTGATGCGCCGCTTCGGCCTCGGGGCCTGCCTCGCGGATGACATGGGCCTCGGCAAGACCGTCCAGTTTATCGCCTATCTGCTCCAGCTTCAGGAGAGCCGGGAAGCCGCGCAGGCTTCCTCCCTCCTGGTCTGCCCGACTTCGGTGCTGGGCAACTGGCAGAAAGAGCTGGCCCGCTTCGCGCCTTCCCTACGGATCATGATCCACTACGGCCCGAGCCGCCTAAGCGGAGAAGCATTTCAGGAGGCCGTGAAGCAGGCTGATATTGTGCTGACTTCCTATGCCACAGCTACCCTGGACCAGGAGCTGCTGTGCACAGTAACCTGGGCATCCATATGCCTAGATGAGGCGCAGAATATCAAGAATGCACAGACCAAGCAGTCCGCCGCCGTCAAGAGCTTTCCGGCCCGGCACCGAATTGCGCTAACGGGGACGCCCATTGAGAACCGGCTGACCGAGCTGTGGTCGCTGTATGACTTTATGAATCCGGGTTACCTCGGCAGTGCCCGTGTGTTTCAACACCGCTTCATCCAGCCGATTGAGAAGGACGGTAATGGAGACCGCACCAAGGAGCTGCAGAAGCTGGTTCACCCCTTCATGCTCCGGCGCAAGAAGAAGGACCCGGCGATCCAGCTTGACCTTCCGGACAAGAATGAAGCGAAGATCTATATCCCGCTGACCCCTGAACAGAGCGCACTCTATGAGCAGACAGTACATGCGCTGATGGAGCGCATGAAGCAGCTTGAAGGCATAGCGCGCAAGGGAGCCATCCTGTCCGCCCTCACCCAGCTCAAGCAGCTGTGCGACCATCCGGTACTGCTAACCCAGGAAGCCTTGCCCTTAAGCGCCGAAGACGGATGGGACCCGGAAGACCGTAAGCGCTCGGTTTCCCGCTCAGCCAAGCTGGAACGGCTGCTCGACATGGTGAAGGAGCTTCGGGAAGAAGGCGACCGCTGTCTGATCTTCACCCAATATGTCGGCATGGGGCTGCTGCTCCAGCAGGTGCTCCAGCAGGAGCTTCAAGAGCCGGTGCTCTATCTGAACGGCAGCACCCCCAAGACCGCCCGGGACAAGATGATTGACAAGTTCCAATCCCGGTCGCTTCCTCCGGAGGAGCAGCCAAATGTATTCATCCTCTCCATCAAAGCGGGAGGCGTTGGCCTGAATCTGACGGCAGCCAACCATGTCTTCCACTTCGACAGGTGGTGGAATCCCGCCGTGGAGAATCAGGCCACAGACCGCGCTTACCGGATGGGCCAGACAAAGGATGTACAGGTGCATAAGTTCATTGCTCTAGGAACACTGGAAGAACGGATCGATGAGATGCTGGAGAGCAAGCAGCAGCTCAGCGACAATGTCATTTCAAGCACCGAAGGATGGATCACCGAGCTGTCAACCGAGGAGCTGAAGGACCTGTTTACCCTGCGGCAAGGGATTGGCGGGTAA
- a CDS encoding SWIM zinc finger family protein has translation MISIYPINDAKWQELRSHVATSFQDLTLKRGFQYYKQERIREFSMPEPERIEASVQGTELYQVNIELNSLTSSRCSCPVGECCKHMAAALMQYAHLQQRSVPALVNAHSALALERTPPPSHQAALSRSSAQQGELKAAAAMRWRDQASGLARMPVTKWHELFEACTAPIGTAGAGSRYAESALDFIFALNPRLAPGLEQLYELHAHLFVLDKLIKPVQQGLHTNLHLGYYTQVAADDLTHAVSQLLQQKLELEAEEAPEEAQRLQETLDYLRDKMLTEPQSSSYFLSFYEQLWQTWNRPGLKGTEAYREELSRLETAEDSIGPALSRLSWLLAQSSMHFYLHQDEEAWDKLREANNSFHIHPGRLFYYLRELQHLQAWDRLQRWLIEIGPLLTSARASMLNDYLSYWEEVTKQLPEAESHMWESLIRMLPSASSIYQEALLKHGKWQRWMDYQLSTGREPLEFRVTELAPVEKNAPELLLPFYHQAVQRYILHKNRDSYKDAVKLLKRLAKLYKKLKQEARWEEFLEGLIGRYSRLRAFQEELQRGKLL, from the coding sequence ATGATATCTATCTATCCTATTAACGACGCAAAGTGGCAGGAGCTTCGCTCCCATGTCGCCACTTCGTTCCAAGACTTAACACTCAAACGCGGATTCCAATACTATAAGCAAGAGCGCATTCGGGAGTTCAGCATGCCAGAACCTGAACGAATTGAGGCAAGTGTTCAGGGAACAGAGCTCTACCAGGTCAACATCGAGCTGAATTCTCTCACAAGCAGCCGGTGCAGCTGCCCGGTCGGCGAGTGCTGCAAGCATATGGCCGCGGCTTTGATGCAGTACGCTCACCTCCAGCAGCGGTCTGTCCCTGCCCTGGTGAACGCTCATTCCGCTCTAGCCCTTGAGCGTACGCCCCCACCTTCTCATCAAGCGGCCCTCAGCCGAAGCAGCGCCCAACAGGGTGAGCTGAAGGCCGCGGCTGCGATGAGGTGGAGAGACCAGGCAAGCGGCCTCGCAAGAATGCCCGTCACCAAGTGGCACGAGCTCTTCGAGGCCTGTACAGCGCCTATCGGAACGGCAGGAGCCGGCAGCCGGTATGCAGAGAGCGCCCTGGACTTTATCTTTGCGCTGAACCCTAGACTTGCTCCAGGGCTGGAGCAGCTGTATGAGCTGCATGCCCATCTGTTTGTCCTGGACAAGCTGATCAAGCCTGTTCAGCAAGGTCTACACACCAATCTCCATCTGGGCTATTACACACAGGTTGCCGCCGATGACCTGACCCATGCCGTGAGTCAGCTTCTTCAGCAGAAGCTGGAGCTTGAAGCTGAAGAAGCGCCGGAAGAGGCGCAGCGCCTTCAGGAGACCCTGGATTACCTAAGAGATAAGATGCTCACCGAACCCCAGAGCTCCAGCTATTTTCTGAGCTTCTATGAGCAGCTCTGGCAGACCTGGAACCGGCCGGGTCTTAAAGGCACAGAGGCATACCGTGAGGAGCTTAGCCGGCTGGAGACGGCCGAGGATTCCATAGGCCCCGCCCTGTCCCGCCTGTCTTGGCTGCTTGCTCAAAGCTCCATGCACTTCTATCTTCATCAGGATGAGGAGGCTTGGGATAAACTAAGGGAAGCGAACAACAGCTTCCATATTCATCCCGGCAGGCTGTTCTACTACCTTCGTGAGCTGCAGCATCTCCAGGCCTGGGATAGGCTTCAGCGATGGCTGATCGAGATCGGCCCTCTGCTCACAAGCGCTCGCGCTTCTATGCTGAATGACTATCTGAGTTACTGGGAGGAGGTCACGAAGCAGCTGCCGGAGGCGGAGTCGCACATGTGGGAATCTCTCATCCGCATGCTGCCCAGCGCCAGCAGCATCTATCAGGAAGCCCTGCTGAAGCACGGCAAGTGGCAGCGATGGATGGACTACCAGCTCAGCACAGGCCGGGAGCCTCTTGAGTTCCGAGTGACCGAGCTTGCGCCGGTAGAGAAGAATGCTCCCGAGCTGCTGCTTCCCTTCTACCATCAAGCGGTGCAGCGATACATCCTGCACAAGAATCGGGACAGCTACAAGGACGCGGTCAAGCTGCTGAAGCGGTTGGCCAAGCTGTACAAGAAGCTGAAGCAGGAAGCAAGATGGGAGGAATTCCTGGAAGGCTTGATCGGCCGTTACAGCCGGCTTCGCGCCTTCCAAGAGGAGCTTCAGAGAGGAAAGCTGTTATGA
- a CDS encoding GerAB/ArcD/ProY family transporter, whose product MNKGNTRLSEVVITLSLFEVGSTTLFQIGAEAKQDAWLAVAIGAGLGLILLLMYLLIQHLDNQRDLYEMCLNYFGKWLGRFIGLLFIGYFLYEASRNLRDLGELTVLTLLNRTPLAFILVIAIAVVTNTIRYGPRMLMLVCTSLLPIMVLGYGVIVFFVLARGMADWELMKPVLDNGWSPVLKAAIPEIVSFPFGQLVLFLVFFKLVTPHPKLNRSVLTAYVSIALILMILNQINILVLGPAIAADLTYPLLEVVQLIQIAKVFERTDALFTLILFLGLGIKIAAFFSGAVVGFQRITGINYKKWAVPAGLVILALSFLSNNYTEYLWVGLHITVSWTSPIFQMVLPLLLLVVMLLRKKKRPSQKKNDSASPS is encoded by the coding sequence ATGAATAAAGGAAATACCCGTCTGTCTGAAGTTGTCATCACTCTCTCTCTATTCGAAGTCGGAAGCACAACATTGTTCCAAATCGGCGCCGAAGCCAAGCAGGATGCTTGGCTGGCTGTAGCCATCGGAGCAGGTCTAGGACTGATCTTGCTGCTGATGTATTTGCTAATTCAGCATTTAGATAACCAGAGGGATCTATATGAAATGTGCCTCAATTACTTTGGGAAATGGCTGGGGCGATTCATCGGGCTTCTATTCATTGGCTACTTCCTGTATGAAGCTTCACGAAATTTGCGTGACCTGGGAGAACTGACGGTTCTCACCCTGCTGAACCGTACGCCTCTAGCCTTCATTCTAGTCATCGCCATTGCTGTAGTCACCAACACGATACGCTATGGCCCTAGGATGCTCATGCTAGTCTGCACATCCCTGCTTCCTATTATGGTACTGGGTTATGGAGTGATTGTCTTCTTCGTACTGGCCAGGGGAATGGCCGACTGGGAGCTCATGAAGCCGGTTCTCGACAACGGATGGAGCCCTGTGTTGAAGGCTGCGATACCTGAAATCGTCTCCTTTCCCTTCGGCCAGCTCGTGCTCTTCCTGGTCTTCTTCAAGCTTGTAACACCACACCCCAAATTAAACAGATCCGTGTTGACTGCTTACGTTAGTATAGCTCTTATCCTGATGATTCTGAATCAGATCAATATTCTAGTGCTCGGCCCTGCGATCGCCGCCGATCTTACTTACCCGCTGCTAGAGGTTGTCCAGCTCATTCAGATCGCCAAGGTATTTGAGCGTACGGACGCCCTCTTCACCCTAATCCTGTTCCTTGGCCTGGGCATCAAGATCGCCGCCTTCTTCTCTGGTGCCGTAGTTGGATTTCAACGGATTACCGGGATTAATTATAAGAAATGGGCGGTCCCTGCAGGGCTGGTCATTCTGGCCTTATCCTTTCTGTCCAACAATTACACAGAATATCTATGGGTAGGGCTCCACATCACGGTCAGCTGGACATCTCCAATCTTTCAGATGGTCCTTCCCCTTCTGCTGCTAGTCGTTATGCTGCTTCGAAAAAAAAAGCGGCCAAGCCAGAAGAAGAATGACTCTGCTTCGCCTTCATAA
- a CDS encoding Ger(x)C family spore germination protein gives MRLLKAACLSLAMGMSLSGCWNRTELNELGITSATGLDRKDKEWRVSYQMIVPSVMSSGSGGGSSGSSSQPAVHTFSTQAKTIQEANNYTNLENARRLYVSHNNALVIGGEAARQGISPIVDVYFRNTEQRETVLLFVTEGTAEEMLRMLIPPEKLPGASLAEIIRKENETASIYPSINMLEFGQRLNSDAKGAAIPVISIAGDDSTEGRESLESLDVNKSTSPPAKIKLTKLAIFQGDRIVDLLDPAESRGITWLIGKTKESVISIPFPDAEESEADSQLSSVRIRSTSIRIKPIKRDDHYVMQVKAKVNGVLLGTDVTEDLSKPRVIKQLQTQLEKRIAQEMETGMTAIRRLRVDVAGFADKVHRKYPRDWRKIKERWAEELAQIELDIHVDATIKRPGILQKSFRSLWQNS, from the coding sequence GTGCGATTACTTAAAGCAGCCTGCCTATCTCTAGCTATGGGAATGAGCCTGTCCGGGTGCTGGAATCGTACAGAGCTCAACGAACTGGGGATTACATCCGCAACCGGATTGGATCGCAAAGATAAGGAGTGGAGGGTCTCCTATCAAATGATCGTTCCCTCTGTCATGTCTTCAGGATCGGGAGGAGGATCCTCCGGCTCCTCTTCCCAGCCGGCCGTGCATACCTTTTCCACCCAGGCGAAGACCATTCAAGAAGCTAACAACTATACGAATCTGGAAAATGCGAGACGGCTCTATGTGTCTCATAACAACGCACTTGTGATCGGAGGAGAAGCGGCAAGGCAAGGCATTAGCCCCATTGTCGATGTTTATTTCCGGAATACTGAACAACGGGAGACCGTGCTGCTGTTCGTCACGGAGGGAACAGCCGAAGAGATGCTGCGCATGCTCATCCCTCCAGAGAAATTACCTGGCGCAAGTCTTGCAGAAATTATTCGTAAGGAGAACGAAACCGCCTCCATCTATCCCTCGATCAACATGCTTGAATTTGGACAAAGGCTGAATTCGGATGCCAAAGGGGCCGCTATTCCTGTTATTTCTATTGCCGGGGACGACAGCACCGAGGGCAGGGAATCCCTTGAATCGCTTGATGTTAACAAGTCTACTTCTCCGCCCGCGAAGATCAAGCTGACCAAGCTGGCTATCTTCCAAGGCGACCGGATCGTAGACCTACTAGATCCTGCAGAAAGCAGGGGCATAACCTGGCTGATCGGGAAAACCAAAGAATCGGTCATCTCTATCCCCTTTCCTGATGCGGAGGAGTCTGAAGCAGACAGTCAACTGTCTTCAGTTCGAATCAGATCTACCAGCATTAGAATCAAGCCGATCAAGAGGGACGATCACTATGTAATGCAAGTTAAGGCCAAAGTAAATGGAGTCTTGCTGGGAACAGACGTTACAGAAGACTTATCGAAGCCCCGCGTGATCAAGCAGCTGCAAACCCAGCTGGAGAAGCGAATTGCCCAAGAGATGGAGACGGGAATGACGGCGATTCGCAGGCTTCGGGTCGATGTTGCAGGCTTCGCCGACAAGGTGCATCGGAAATATCCCCGGGACTGGAGGAAAATTAAAGAGCGGTGGGCCGAGGAACTGGCTCAAATCGAGCTGGACATTCATGTTGATGCAACGATCAAACGGCCAGGCATCCTTCAGAAGTCCTTCAGATCCCTATGGCAGAACTCATAA
- a CDS encoding spore germination protein, whose protein sequence is MSIFLRIIQTFFSGKRAKRNATQDMPSDESNSSILQSGSVPEVLQFLRSQLGNSPDIILQELGDASHKLHRIAVCYVDGLVDTKLLSTLMRSLLSLSLEETLKNPQPEEWLKEHIPVSQISVVKSDGPLVQSILEGQTAVIIDGMKKAFTFSIPGGSRRSIEEPSTQTVIRGPKEGFTEEIGTNIALLRRRIRSPHLRFETRTLGQYTQTKVAVGYINGIANKDVVDEVMARLDRIDTDSILEGGYIEEFIQDGAYTPFPTIYNTERPDTVAAGMLEGLVAIIVDGTPFTLLAPVTFFRFFASSEDYYQRYDISSFLRLVRLVSFIVALMLPAVYIAITTFQQEMLPTTLLITLAAQREGTPLPALLEALVMELTFEVIREAGVRMPRAIGPAISIVGALVLGQAAVQAGLVSAAMVIVVSFTAISNFVLPAINMASAVRLLRFALMLLAGTLGLFGILVGLVPILVHLVSIRSFGVPYMVPLAPLDWSNMKDFIVRLPWWRMKTRPVIITKSRYRQAAHQEPRTQHIAEDENFDQLP, encoded by the coding sequence ATGTCTATATTTCTCCGAATCATACAAACCTTTTTCTCAGGCAAACGCGCTAAACGGAATGCTACCCAGGACATGCCCTCTGATGAGAGCAATTCCAGTATTCTGCAAAGCGGCTCGGTTCCTGAAGTCCTTCAATTTCTGAGAAGCCAGTTAGGCAACAGCCCAGACATTATCCTTCAGGAGCTTGGAGATGCAAGCCATAAGCTGCACCGGATAGCGGTCTGCTATGTTGACGGTCTTGTTGATACGAAGCTGCTATCCACGCTGATGCGGTCCTTGCTCTCCCTCTCTCTAGAAGAGACGCTCAAGAATCCACAGCCTGAGGAATGGCTTAAAGAGCATATTCCTGTCAGCCAAATCAGTGTTGTGAAATCGGACGGGCCGCTTGTTCAGTCCATTCTGGAAGGTCAGACTGCCGTCATCATCGATGGAATGAAGAAGGCCTTTACCTTCTCCATCCCCGGAGGAAGTCGTCGCTCGATTGAAGAGCCCTCCACCCAGACAGTCATCCGCGGCCCTAAGGAGGGATTCACAGAAGAAATCGGGACGAACATTGCCCTGCTGCGGCGAAGAATCCGTTCTCCTCACCTGCGGTTTGAAACCCGGACGCTCGGACAATATACCCAGACCAAAGTGGCCGTGGGATATATCAATGGAATTGCGAACAAGGACGTGGTCGATGAGGTGATGGCCCGGCTGGATAGAATTGATACGGACAGCATCCTGGAGGGCGGCTATATCGAGGAATTTATTCAGGACGGGGCCTATACACCCTTCCCGACCATTTACAATACAGAACGTCCGGATACCGTCGCCGCAGGGATGCTGGAAGGCTTAGTAGCAATTATTGTGGACGGAACTCCGTTTACACTGCTTGCTCCCGTCACCTTCTTCAGGTTCTTTGCCTCCAGTGAGGACTATTACCAGCGGTACGACATATCCTCCTTCCTTAGATTGGTCCGGTTGGTCTCATTCATTGTTGCCTTGATGCTTCCCGCTGTTTATATAGCCATCACCACATTCCAGCAGGAAATGCTCCCTACCACCTTGCTGATTACTTTGGCCGCGCAGCGTGAGGGAACACCGCTGCCCGCCTTGCTGGAAGCCCTGGTGATGGAACTGACCTTCGAGGTCATTCGTGAAGCAGGGGTTCGGATGCCCAGGGCGATTGGCCCGGCTATATCCATTGTGGGCGCTCTCGTACTGGGGCAGGCCGCCGTTCAGGCCGGTCTGGTATCTGCCGCCATGGTCATCGTCGTGTCATTCACGGCGATTTCTAACTTCGTGCTGCCTGCGATCAATATGGCCTCCGCCGTCCGGCTTCTCCGGTTCGCGCTCATGCTGCTGGCTGGAACCCTTGGCCTATTTGGTATTCTGGTCGGACTGGTCCCTATTCTGGTCCATCTGGTATCCATTCGCAGCTTCGGAGTTCCTTATATGGTTCCGCTCGCGCCACTGGATTGGTCCAACATGAAGGACTTCATAGTCCGTTTGCCTTGGTGGAGAATGAAGACCCGGCCTGTCATTATCACAAAGAGCCGCTATCGGCAAGCAGCGCACCAAGAGCCTCGGACCCAGCATATTGCTGAAGATGAGAATTTCGATCAACTACCATGA